A genomic window from Apus apus isolate bApuApu2 chromosome 26, bApuApu2.pri.cur, whole genome shotgun sequence includes:
- the NCAPH gene encoding condensin complex subunit 2, with protein MADILKQKDSELTNFKVAAGTLDASAKIYAVRVDAVHADAYKVLGGLGKDSAPTKNVDSPGGEDSPAPEAAKRVQAKKKHSIKTIEQNLNNINVSEANRRCEVDPMFQRTAASFDECSTVGVFLMGLRTQGCHSQLLFDSKVVPLPSAETLMVPNSDPLTVTDLKPLLAQCIESRPICSSLAGFQFTKWDAESHNESVSALLDKFKKSDQVFDINGQIDSEGEDCAPALPEDDFISDSPRSAGADKIGEFTENPSSFGTVNQSKRTDVIPFGEGDIGSMCLHLSMKPGEYSYFSPRTLSMWAGPEHWRFKPRHKYANSEKETKKRTAKKVFEINFDEEINFTTYFRKTKAPVTLAKSILESQNTKSTTLPTDFNYDPNNILQLFLKPAIKLCRAAEPGTSLHPEDEIHEYDYNNPNDTSNFCPALQAADSDDDNEPVQFLSRTGVFNLTAHPEAQEAELNRLTGNADITTYGEMNLVAEPQKVNKIAIQYAKTAKKMDMKRLKKNMWELLTEGQKKLMVAEMEDEKEEMEKKEEKEDLSMVADEKVFSNITNQLLHRLPSVMATNLSVPLAFACLLHLANEKNLRLESTEDLSDVLVKQGN; from the exons ATGGCTGACATCCTGAAACAGAAGGACTCTGAACTGACCAACTTCAAG GTGGCAGCTGGCACACTCGACGCCAGCGCGAAGATCTACGCCGTGCGGGTGGACGCGGTCCATGCAGATGCCTACAAAGTTCTTGGAGGCCTGGGGAAGGACTCAGCCCCTACCAAAAATGTGGACAGCCCAGGAGGAG aagacAGCCCAGCCCCTGAGGCTGCCAAAAGGGTGCAGGCAAAGAAGAAGCACTCAATCAAAACCATCGAGCAGAACCTGAACAACATCAACGTGTCGGAGGCCAATCGCAGATGTGAG GTTGATCCCATGTTCCAGAGAACAGCTGCATCCTTTGATGAATGCAGCACAGTTGGTGTTTTCCTCATGGGGCTGCGTACCCAGGGCTGCCACAGCCAGCTCCTCTTTGACTCCAAGGTTGTGCCACTCCCTTCTGCAGAGACCCTGATGGTGCCAAACTCTGATCCTCTGACAGTCACAGATTTAAAAC ccctgctagCTCAGTGCATTGAAAGCCGCCCCATCTGCTCCTCGCTGGCTGGTTTCCAGTTTACAAAGTGGGATGCAGAATCCCACAATGAG TCAGTGTCAGCCCTGCTGGATAAGTTTAAGAAGAGTGACCAAGTGTTTGATATCAACGGGCAGATTGACAGTGAGGGGGAGGActgtgctcctgccctgccagaggATGACTTCATTTCTGACTCCCCCAGGAGTGCAGGAGCAGACAAGATTGGGGAATTCACAGAAAACCCCAGCTCCTTTGGAACAGTCAACCAGAGCAAGAG AACTGATGTGATTCCTTTTGGAGAAGGAGACATTGGGAGCATGTGCCTTCATCTCTCCATGAAACCAGGGGAATACTCCTACTTCAGTCCCCGGACTCTGTCGATGTGGGCTGGCCCAGAGCACTGGAGGTTCAAACCTCGGCACAAAT atgCCAACTCTGAAAAAGAGACCAAGAAAAGGACTGCAAAGAAAGTGTTTGAAATTAACTTTGATGAGGAGATTAACTTCACCACATATTTCCGTAAGACCAAG GCACCTGTCACTCTGGCCAAATCCATTCTGGAAAGCCAGAATACAAAGAGCACCACACTTCCCACAGACTTCAACTATGACCCTAACAACATTCTCCAGCTGTTCCTCAAACCAGCTATTAAG ctctgcagggcagctgaGCCAGGAACCTCCTTGCATCCCGAGGACGAGATCCATGAGTACGACTACAACAACCCCAATGACACCTCCAActtctgccctgccctgcag GCTGCAGACAGTGATGATGACAATGAACCTGTTCAGTTCCTGAGCCGGACAGGGGTGTTCAACCTCACTGCCCACCCTGAGGCTCAAGAGGCTGAGCTCAACAGGCTGACTGGCAATGCTGATATCACAACCTACGGAGAGATGAACCTCGTTGCTGAGCCCCAGAAG GTGAATAAGATTGCAATTCAATATGCAAAGACAGCCAAGAAAATGGACATGAAgaggctgaagaaaaacatgtgGGAGCTCTTGACTGAAGGACAGAAGAAACTAATGGTGGCAGAG ATGGAAGATGAGAAGGAGGAaatggagaagaaggaggagaaggaggaccTGTCAATGGTAGCAGATGAGAAGGTCTTCAGCAACATCACAAATCAACTGCTTCACAG GTTGCCTTCTGTGATGGCCACCAACCTGTCTGTGCCCTTGGCCTTTGCCTGCCTCTTGCATTTGGCAAACGAGAAG aacCTAAGGCTGGAGAGCACAGAGGACCTTTCTGATGTCCTTGTGAAACAAGGCAACTGA